A genome region from Bacillaceae bacterium IKA-2 includes the following:
- a CDS encoding ABC transporter ATP-binding protein, with protein sequence MSFIQLKQVTKFFHDSLRPAVDSLNLTIERGEIITLLGPSGCGKTTTLRMLAGFEQPSTGTIMIGDQVVYDNNRSIPPEKRGIGMVFQDYALFPHLTIEKNVMFGLNKWKPKERKARAQEVLELVGLADYGDRSPSQLSGGQQQRVALARALAPGPHVVLMDEPFSNLDAGLREKMRYDVTNILRKANTTAIIVTHDQKDAFAVSDRVVVMKDGIIQQVAAPRDMYRCPKNSFVAQFVGKTNLLTGKLEKDFKHVTTTIGTVCLANQTDGICETVKLSIRPEGCQIVSEGQGNYWGHVERVTYSGEYQELYVKLQTDPASEPMIIYAPMEQDIEEGSVVSFNIKTDLVCVVE encoded by the coding sequence ATGAGTTTTATTCAATTAAAGCAAGTTACAAAATTCTTTCATGACTCATTAAGGCCGGCGGTAGATTCGTTAAATCTAACTATTGAACGCGGGGAAATTATTACACTGTTAGGACCTAGTGGTTGTGGAAAAACAACGACGTTAAGAATGTTAGCAGGATTTGAGCAGCCGAGTACGGGGACGATTATGATTGGAGATCAAGTTGTCTATGATAATAATCGATCAATACCACCTGAGAAGCGAGGGATTGGGATGGTATTTCAAGATTATGCTTTATTTCCGCATTTAACTATTGAGAAAAATGTCATGTTTGGTTTAAATAAATGGAAACCGAAAGAGCGTAAAGCGAGGGCTCAAGAAGTTTTAGAGCTTGTCGGGTTAGCGGATTATGGCGATCGCTCTCCAAGTCAACTTTCAGGTGGCCAGCAACAACGTGTTGCGTTAGCAAGAGCACTAGCGCCAGGACCTCATGTTGTTCTAATGGATGAGCCGTTCAGTAATCTAGATGCCGGTTTAAGAGAAAAGATGCGTTATGACGTAACGAATATTTTAAGAAAAGCAAACACAACTGCAATCATCGTTACACATGATCAAAAAGATGCTTTTGCTGTATCTGATCGTGTCGTAGTAATGAAGGATGGAATTATTCAGCAAGTGGCAGCACCAAGAGATATGTATCGTTGTCCGAAAAATTCTTTTGTCGCTCAATTTGTTGGAAAAACAAATTTACTTACAGGTAAATTAGAAAAAGACTTTAAGCATGTGACAACAACCATTGGAACAGTCTGCTTAGCAAATCAAACAGACGGAATTTGTGAAACAGTAAAGCTTTCTATTCGTCCAGAAGGCTGTCAAATTGTCAGCGAGGGACAAGGCAATTATTGGGGCCACGTTGAGAGAGTTACATATAGCGGTGAGTACCAAGAGCTGTATGTGAAGCTTCAGACTGATCCAGCTTCAGAACCAATGATCATTTATGCTCCTATGGAGCAAGATATTGAAGAAGGTTCAGTTGTATCGTTTAACATAAAAACTGATTTAGTATGTGTAGTTGAATGA
- a CDS encoding Ger(x)C family spore germination protein has product MNRLKFILIALIFIMATTGCFEDSREIDHRTLITGMAVDIKEDKFLVTIQVPILEGGDEQGNSQGTEFETFQAEGETLWDAVAQIEAYTPTVLFFGHTKVIAISEVLAKELGLKEVIDLLERLPAVANQVFLIIIEGQKAGDFLSQESQLVSLPSLYLSSFFQADQKIARTVDIKLFEFRRESNMISSAAVIPIARLIGEIINIEDLAVFKDYKLVAKLRTGNVGVSVLLKDEEVGSLNHTVKLDYNGQQLNVALSRVKLTANISFNRELPVTFTIDVKGKGKIVETNDIEVRITQSIIDKVTEQVENDFEEIIRETVGKLKKKNVEPWLLGHRIWLKDYPFFEKLAWEKTGWQESKLNVNVSFEVTSAGQKGYLEKKKIGR; this is encoded by the coding sequence GTGAATCGGCTTAAATTCATTTTAATTGCGCTCATTTTTATTATGGCTACTACAGGTTGTTTCGAAGATTCACGGGAAATTGATCACCGGACATTAATAACGGGAATGGCGGTGGATATCAAAGAAGATAAGTTTTTAGTAACGATTCAGGTTCCGATTCTTGAAGGAGGGGACGAGCAGGGTAATTCACAAGGCACTGAGTTTGAAACGTTTCAAGCAGAAGGTGAAACGCTTTGGGATGCGGTTGCGCAAATAGAGGCGTATACACCAACTGTTCTTTTTTTTGGTCATACGAAGGTAATTGCAATAAGTGAAGTGTTAGCAAAAGAGTTAGGGCTGAAGGAAGTCATTGATCTGTTAGAACGATTACCTGCTGTCGCGAACCAAGTTTTTTTAATAATTATCGAAGGGCAAAAAGCTGGAGATTTTCTAAGTCAGGAATCACAACTTGTAAGCCTACCATCACTTTATTTAAGCAGTTTTTTTCAAGCGGATCAAAAAATTGCTCGAACGGTGGATATCAAGCTGTTTGAATTTCGGCGCGAGTCAAATATGATCTCAAGTGCTGCTGTTATTCCAATAGCTCGTCTTATAGGGGAAATTATTAACATTGAGGACCTAGCAGTTTTTAAGGACTATAAGTTAGTAGCAAAGTTAAGAACCGGTAATGTCGGGGTAAGTGTATTATTAAAGGATGAGGAAGTCGGTTCGCTAAATCATACGGTCAAGCTTGACTATAATGGACAACAATTAAATGTTGCGCTCTCAAGAGTTAAATTGACTGCAAATATTTCTTTTAATCGAGAACTACCAGTAACATTTACAATAGACGTCAAAGGAAAAGGAAAAATAGTTGAAACAAATGACATTGAAGTACGGATAACGCAAAGCATAATCGATAAAGTTACAGAGCAGGTCGAAAATGATTTTGAAGAAATTATTCGTGAAACTGTTGGAAAATTGAAGAAAAAAAATGTCGAGCCATGGCTCCTAGGGCACCGAATTTGGCTTAAAGATTATCCGTTTTTCGAAAAATTAGCTTGGGAAAAGACCGGCTGGCAAGAAAGTAAACTAAATGTAAATGTAAGCTTTGAAGTTACGAGCGCTGGTCAAAAAGGCTATCTAGAGAAAAAGAAGATAGGTAGATAA
- a CDS encoding GerAB/ArcD/ProY family transporter, whose protein sequence is MEIVRKFKSIELFAFTYCSTITIGVTFLPYMNHLEVRSAWLKLFVGVVPYFILLLLIKQFTQKYESYDFFAELKNLIWKPIFYVIISYFIVSAFLVTHYNLEALALLSNTYLLPNSDLWLITLLFLLVVIVGLLYGIAAISRFLVALVFFEFLLIIAVVALMFTDYFKWINIPPVWTTDTITFLKSSITDMIRYGGIVALLGFLPFIKKGTSILKPMAIALFLIAVTFISISLVVLGTFGFDQALTLFSPITAVIQSIPTRTGVIERLDLFFLGFWIIAYYKLVVIQLWFLQFLMNKVYPEKKQGLYIITIVGLLFLVTTITPSFIEQQWLPLIYNQVVYTNLLPVALLLLLIFKKSKGADQSESA, encoded by the coding sequence TTGGAAATAGTAAGAAAGTTCAAAAGTATAGAGTTATTTGCTTTTACGTATTGCTCAACGATAACGATAGGGGTTACTTTTTTACCTTACATGAACCATCTAGAAGTAAGGAGTGCCTGGTTAAAGCTATTTGTAGGTGTAGTGCCGTATTTTATTCTGCTTCTATTAATAAAGCAGTTTACACAGAAATATGAAAGTTATGATTTCTTTGCAGAGTTAAAGAATTTGATTTGGAAACCGATTTTCTACGTTATCATTAGCTACTTTATAGTAAGTGCTTTTCTAGTGACCCACTATAATTTAGAAGCATTGGCTTTGTTATCAAATACCTATTTACTGCCAAATTCTGATCTCTGGCTAATTACATTGTTGTTTTTACTAGTTGTCATAGTCGGTTTACTATATGGCATTGCAGCTATTTCTCGCTTTCTTGTGGCTCTCGTATTTTTTGAGTTTCTGCTAATTATAGCTGTAGTAGCGCTTATGTTTACTGATTATTTTAAGTGGATTAATATTCCGCCGGTTTGGACAACGGATACAATCACATTTCTAAAAAGCTCAATCACAGATATGATCCGCTACGGTGGTATTGTCGCTTTACTTGGGTTTCTGCCTTTTATAAAAAAGGGGACTTCCATTTTAAAACCAATGGCAATTGCCTTGTTTTTAATTGCAGTAACGTTTATCTCCATATCTCTTGTTGTTCTTGGGACGTTCGGATTCGACCAAGCGCTGACGTTGTTTTCACCGATTACTGCTGTGATTCAATCAATACCAACTCGGACAGGGGTGATTGAGCGTCTCGATTTGTTTTTTTTAGGATTTTGGATTATTGCTTACTACAAGTTAGTTGTTATTCAATTATGGTTTTTACAGTTTCTGATGAATAAAGTGTATCCAGAGAAAAAACAAGGCTTGTACATCATTACTATTGTTGGGTTACTTTTTTTGGTGACGACGATCACGCCTAGCTTTATCGAACAGCAGTGGCTACCCTTAATCTATAACCAGGTAGTGTATACAAACTTATTACCAGTAGCATTATTACTATTATTAATTTTCAAGAAAAGTAAGGGAGCTGATCAAAGTGAATCGGCTTAA
- a CDS encoding spore germination protein has translation MRVFNVSQKNDEYQKTLAELNISKEPLLSVEEFYQQIHKIFNDCIDFTYRKVVLFNGKIIYLYYLQALINEELLQEGVVKPLIKLHDEAQIKEFQQHIYSIQNEELTKWPEIIYSLFSGGVICHNGGEYPIDVSLTGQDKRAISDPTTEYQVFGPKVGFIEDITTNIGIMRKLIKDPRLKAKSFEVGTVTHTKTSLMYLDDLVDHEYLQYLEQKINDIDLEYLLNIGELNKNIIDAPFSVFPQVLLTERPDKAAYAMTEGKILILMEGSTFCSILPVGLLDFYITSGDYSFSSFWNLSFIRLIRYASMILSTALPALYVALIAFHPELIPTTLILTIIESRMNIPFPAVAEALIMMFALDVLVEASIRLPSFVGQTIGIVGGLVIGTAAVEAGVISSLMVIIIAFTAIASFTAPAWELVSALRVIRYGLLVISAMYGLYGFVLGFCLIFIHICNIETIPRVYIEPFSKAKKEQLKKSLRKKLNF, from the coding sequence ATGAGAGTATTTAATGTAAGTCAAAAAAATGATGAGTACCAAAAGACATTAGCAGAGCTTAACATTTCTAAAGAGCCTCTATTAAGTGTTGAGGAATTTTATCAACAAATACATAAAATCTTTAATGATTGCATTGATTTCACCTATCGGAAAGTAGTGTTATTTAATGGAAAAATAATTTACCTTTATTATCTCCAAGCGCTGATTAATGAGGAACTACTTCAAGAGGGGGTAGTTAAACCGTTGATCAAGCTTCACGATGAAGCTCAAATAAAGGAATTTCAACAACATATCTATAGTATTCAAAACGAAGAGCTTACAAAATGGCCGGAAATTATTTACTCACTCTTTAGTGGAGGTGTGATTTGTCATAACGGCGGAGAGTACCCGATTGATGTTAGTTTAACTGGACAAGATAAACGAGCAATTTCTGATCCAACAACTGAGTATCAAGTGTTCGGTCCCAAAGTCGGTTTTATTGAGGATATTACAACCAATATCGGAATAATGAGAAAACTTATTAAGGATCCCCGCTTGAAAGCAAAAAGCTTTGAGGTGGGAACGGTTACTCATACGAAAACAAGTCTTATGTATCTCGACGACCTTGTTGATCACGAGTACTTACAATATTTAGAACAGAAAATAAATGACATTGATTTAGAGTATTTGTTAAATATTGGTGAGCTAAATAAAAATATCATTGATGCACCCTTTTCTGTTTTTCCACAAGTTTTATTAACTGAAAGACCAGATAAAGCAGCCTATGCGATGACTGAAGGAAAAATACTTATTTTAATGGAAGGATCAACTTTCTGTTCAATCTTACCAGTTGGTTTATTGGATTTTTATATAACTAGTGGTGATTACAGTTTTAGTTCGTTTTGGAACTTATCTTTTATCCGGCTAATTCGTTATGCAAGTATGATTCTTTCTACTGCATTACCAGCGTTATATGTTGCGTTAATAGCTTTTCATCCAGAATTGATTCCGACAACACTAATTTTGACGATTATTGAATCGAGGATGAACATTCCGTTTCCTGCAGTTGCTGAGGCGTTAATTATGATGTTTGCTCTCGATGTATTAGTCGAGGCTAGTATTAGGCTTCCGAGTTTTGTTGGTCAAACGATTGGGATTGTTGGCGGTCTAGTAATTGGCACCGCTGCAGTAGAAGCTGGAGTAATAAGCAGTTTAATGGTTATTATTATTGCTTTTACGGCGATTGCGTCTTTTACAGCCCCAGCGTGGGAGCTCGTTTCAGCACTTAGGGTAATTCGCTACGGACTACTGGTGATCTCAGCGATGTATGGATTGTATGGATTCGTGTTAGGGTTTTGCCTGATTTTTATTCACATTTGTAATATTGAAACCATTCCTAGAGTTTATATTGAGCCATTTTCAAAAGCGAAAAAGGAGCAGTTAAAGAAATCGCTTCGAAAGAAACTTAACTTTTAG
- a CDS encoding metal-sensitive transcriptional regulator: protein MEKYDDKAKNRLKRIEGQVRGIIKMMEEEKQCQDVVTQLAAVRNALDRAIGVVVSSNLEDCIRKQIENGEGTEETIKEAVNLLVKSR, encoded by the coding sequence GTGGAAAAATATGATGACAAAGCAAAAAATAGATTAAAAAGGATTGAAGGTCAAGTTAGAGGCATTATTAAGATGATGGAAGAAGAAAAGCAGTGTCAGGATGTTGTCACCCAATTAGCTGCAGTTCGAAATGCATTAGATCGAGCAATTGGTGTAGTTGTTAGTAGCAACCTTGAAGATTGTATCCGCAAACAAATTGAAAATGGTGAAGGTACAGAAGAAACAATTAAAGAAGCGGTTAATCTATTAGTAAAAAGTAGATAG
- a CDS encoding cytochrome c oxidase subunit 2A encodes MPENNTNLRTQKSHVQTETESSSLKGTLLFTMSVGLFIVVSWFAIFLLFINRV; translated from the coding sequence ATGCCGGAAAACAACACAAACCTTAGAACACAAAAAAGCCATGTCCAAACCGAAACTGAGTCATCATCATTAAAAGGGACGTTACTATTTACGATGTCTGTTGGTTTGTTTATCGTTGTATCTTGGTTTGCAATATTCTTACTATTTATTAATAGAGTTTAA
- a CDS encoding cytochrome c oxidase subunit II, which produces MHLHRYEKIWLTFGIGSLVVFLAVIGVTAFAFGHQPPSHMASVDSQNLSNEAPFNEPGLRQIDDTTYQATIIAMAFTYLPNKIEVPVGSTVRFQVTSSDVVHSFTIPNTNVNMMVTPGHINMAEHTFTKPGSYLVLCNEYCGTGHHYMQMTIEVIE; this is translated from the coding sequence ATGCATTTACATCGTTATGAGAAAATTTGGTTAACATTTGGCATTGGCTCTTTAGTTGTATTCTTAGCTGTAATAGGTGTTACTGCATTTGCTTTTGGACACCAACCACCAAGCCATATGGCTTCAGTAGACTCACAGAACTTGAGTAATGAGGCGCCTTTTAACGAACCAGGTTTGCGACAAATTGATGATACAACTTATCAAGCTACTATTATTGCAATGGCTTTTACTTACTTGCCTAACAAAATAGAGGTACCTGTCGGTTCAACCGTCCGCTTTCAAGTAACTAGTTCTGATGTAGTTCATTCATTTACTATTCCGAATACAAACGTAAATATGATGGTTACGCCAGGCCATATAAATATGGCCGAGCATACATTTACTAAACCTGGTAGTTATCTCGTTTTGTGTAACGAGTACTGTGGAACTGGGCACCACTATATGCAAATGACAATTGAGGTGATCGAATGA
- a CDS encoding b(o/a)3-type cytochrome-c oxidase subunit 1, whose amino-acid sequence MRNSALKVDEINSDLTTKVAPKDATLSMAHIHIAYFSFIIGALAGLLQGLVRGGIIELPSWLGYYQILTVHGILLALVFTTYFIYGFFFAGLSRTMGALKDGTRKTGWIGFWVMTIGTLLTAAMVLLGQASVLYTFYVPLQAHPLFYVGLTLFVIGNWIGGAAMLAHYFGVRKENKGKGKQTALFGYMVTATMLMWIVATIGVATTVLLQMLPWSLGITDGINVLLSRTLFWYFGHPLVYFWIMPAYVAWYVSIPKIIGGKLFSDSLARLAFILFLLFSIPVGFHHQLMESGISEMWKFIQTVLTYIVVIPSLMTAFSIFGTFEQTGRAKGGRGVLGWLRVLPWNDVRFFAPFMAMLVFIPAGAGGIINASYQLNAVVHNTLWIVGHFHLTVGTTVVLTFFGISYWLIPHLTGRKFTPFLNRLGMVQTWLWLIGMFFMSGAMHLMGLLGAPRRTAYTTYQDHPDALVWFEGIFTNYITVAIGAVILTAAALLMFYNFVYMTWLAPRGETEFPVSEPAEDASTTPKFFENWKLWIGLVILLIIFAYSIPVYDMIVNAPPGSPTFNHLIK is encoded by the coding sequence ATGAGAAATTCAGCTTTGAAAGTAGACGAAATTAATTCTGATCTAACAACAAAAGTTGCGCCTAAAGACGCAACATTAAGTATGGCACATATTCATATCGCTTACTTTTCTTTCATAATAGGAGCTCTTGCTGGACTTCTTCAAGGTTTGGTTAGGGGTGGCATAATTGAACTTCCTAGCTGGCTTGGTTATTATCAAATATTGACAGTTCACGGGATTTTACTTGCACTTGTATTTACAACCTATTTTATCTATGGATTTTTCTTCGCTGGTCTTAGCCGCACAATGGGTGCACTGAAAGATGGTACAAGAAAGACCGGTTGGATCGGGTTTTGGGTAATGACGATCGGAACGCTGCTAACAGCGGCAATGGTTTTGCTTGGTCAAGCGTCAGTTCTTTATACATTCTATGTTCCACTACAAGCACATCCGTTGTTTTATGTTGGGTTAACATTGTTTGTGATCGGTAATTGGATTGGTGGCGCGGCAATGCTAGCTCACTACTTCGGTGTGAGAAAAGAGAACAAAGGCAAAGGCAAGCAAACAGCTTTATTTGGATATATGGTTACTGCAACAATGCTTATGTGGATCGTTGCAACTATAGGTGTTGCTACAACTGTACTTCTACAAATGCTCCCGTGGTCACTAGGAATTACTGATGGAATTAATGTTCTACTGAGCCGTACTTTATTCTGGTATTTTGGCCACCCACTTGTTTATTTCTGGATAATGCCTGCTTATGTAGCTTGGTATGTTAGTATTCCGAAAATTATTGGTGGTAAATTATTTAGTGATTCACTCGCTCGTTTAGCTTTCATTTTATTCCTATTATTCTCGATTCCAGTTGGTTTCCACCATCAGTTAATGGAATCAGGGATTTCTGAGATGTGGAAGTTTATTCAAACAGTATTAACATATATCGTTGTTATTCCTTCATTAATGACTGCTTTCTCAATTTTTGGTACGTTTGAGCAAACTGGACGTGCGAAAGGTGGCCGCGGTGTTCTTGGTTGGCTGCGGGTACTGCCATGGAATGATGTTCGTTTCTTTGCACCATTTATGGCTATGCTGGTCTTCATTCCAGCTGGAGCTGGAGGAATTATTAACGCAAGTTATCAACTAAACGCTGTCGTTCACAATACGCTATGGATTGTTGGTCACTTCCATTTAACAGTTGGTACGACCGTTGTACTTACGTTCTTCGGTATTTCTTACTGGTTAATTCCGCATTTAACTGGACGTAAATTTACACCATTCCTCAACCGTTTAGGTATGGTCCAAACATGGTTATGGTTAATCGGGATGTTCTTTATGTCAGGCGCGATGCACTTAATGGGGCTTTTAGGGGCTCCTCGTCGTACTGCTTATACAACATACCAAGACCATCCTGATGCATTAGTGTGGTTTGAAGGCATCTTTACGAATTACATTACCGTTGCTATTGGCGCTGTGATTTTAACAGCTGCTGCTTTATTAATGTTCTATAACTTTGTTTATATGACATGGTTAGCTCCGCGTGGTGAAACAGAATTTCCGGTTAGTGAACCAGCTGAAGATGCTTCTACTACACCAAAATTTTTCGAAAACTGGAAACTTTGGATCGGGCTTGTCATACTATTAATTATTTTCGCTTACTCAATTCCTGTCTACGATATGATAGTCAATGCACCACCTGGATCGCCAACGTTTAATCATCTAATTAAGTAA
- a CDS encoding rhodanese-like domain-containing protein, producing the protein MKRVVSFSIIGLLFLIFVTGCNEESLTGIKQINVGDIQERMALSAADQDGAVYIDVREQYEFDDAYIEGFTNFPLSTLEETYNELPKEKEIIIICRSGNRSMQAGIILQENGFENVTNVQGAMLDWNGETKSNN; encoded by the coding sequence ATGAAACGAGTAGTGAGTTTTTCTATTATTGGACTGCTTTTCCTTATTTTTGTAACCGGTTGTAATGAGGAATCTCTAACAGGTATAAAACAAATCAATGTGGGTGATATTCAAGAAAGAATGGCGTTGTCAGCAGCGGATCAAGATGGAGCTGTTTATATTGATGTAAGAGAGCAATATGAGTTCGATGATGCGTATATTGAAGGATTTACAAACTTTCCACTGAGTACGTTAGAAGAAACGTACAATGAATTGCCAAAAGAAAAAGAGATAATTATTATTTGCCGCAGTGGTAATCGCAGTATGCAGGCTGGAATAATTCTCCAAGAAAATGGTTTTGAAAATGTAACAAATGTCCAGGGTGCAATGCTAGATTGGAATGGAGAAACGAAGTCAAATAATTAA
- the mgtE gene encoding magnesium transporter yields MTENQLTVLIIKYLKETKKESFQLLVEELQPYDIAQLYRNLPQKHHFKFLLYLDPKQIADLIQELDSDLQIEILHRLGIEKSSKVMDLMENDDLADLLSELSVEKIEEYLSSMKAEDSTYLQSLMSYPPETAGGLMTNQFVWIKDDYTVRDAVDKLKSFAEMNHSINYLYVINDLQELVGVVSYRDLLLGDIHDKISEIMFNRVISVPLEMDQEEVAQLIQRYDFVAVPVVDKDDKLLGIVTVDDVIDVVIQEANEDIEKLSASGKDIDFHTKAVTASARRLPWLILLLFIGLLSGSIISGFEDTLGEVIALVFFMPMIAGMTGNTGTQSLAVVVRGLIAHDLDKKTVVKLIFREFGVGIIIGITCGLLIAIIAYVWLGPIYSLIVGGSLVITLIIGTLAGTIIPLVLYHFGIDPAVASGPLITTLNDIFSLFVYLGLATLFLAYL; encoded by the coding sequence ATGACTGAAAACCAATTAACCGTTCTTATTATAAAATATTTAAAAGAAACAAAAAAGGAATCTTTTCAATTACTTGTTGAAGAATTGCAACCATATGATATTGCTCAATTGTATCGTAACCTACCTCAAAAACACCATTTCAAATTCCTTTTATATTTAGACCCAAAACAAATTGCAGACCTTATTCAAGAACTAGATAGTGACTTACAAATTGAAATTCTTCATAGACTTGGAATTGAAAAGTCATCAAAGGTCATGGATCTAATGGAAAACGATGACCTTGCTGATTTATTGAGTGAACTTTCGGTGGAGAAAATTGAAGAATATTTATCTTCAATGAAGGCTGAAGACTCTACTTATCTTCAAAGTTTAATGAGTTATCCTCCAGAAACTGCTGGTGGACTGATGACCAACCAGTTTGTATGGATAAAAGATGATTATACCGTTCGGGATGCTGTTGACAAACTAAAATCATTCGCTGAAATGAATCACTCAATCAACTATTTATACGTAATAAATGATCTTCAAGAGCTTGTTGGGGTTGTCTCATATAGAGACTTACTTTTAGGAGATATACACGATAAAATAAGCGAAATTATGTTTAATCGCGTTATTTCTGTTCCTTTAGAAATGGACCAAGAAGAAGTTGCCCAACTCATCCAGCGATACGACTTTGTTGCTGTTCCTGTTGTAGATAAAGATGATAAACTTTTGGGAATCGTTACTGTTGACGACGTCATTGATGTTGTTATTCAAGAAGCGAACGAAGATATTGAGAAATTATCAGCTTCTGGTAAAGACATTGATTTTCATACAAAAGCTGTTACTGCTTCGGCTCGTCGTTTACCATGGCTTATTTTACTTTTGTTTATTGGATTGCTCTCAGGAAGCATCATTAGTGGCTTTGAAGATACACTAGGAGAAGTCATCGCTCTTGTATTCTTTATGCCGATGATTGCTGGAATGACAGGAAATACCGGAACACAATCACTAGCGGTAGTTGTTCGTGGACTTATTGCTCATGATTTAGATAAGAAAACTGTTGTGAAACTTATTTTCCGTGAGTTTGGTGTTGGAATTATTATTGGAATTACATGTGGTCTGTTAATTGCAATTATTGCTTACGTATGGTTAGGTCCCATCTATTCGTTAATAGTTGGTGGCTCTTTAGTGATTACTTTGATAATCGGAACACTAGCAGGTACGATTATCCCGCTTGTGTTATATCACTTTGGGATTGACCCTGCAGTTGCATCCGGCCCTTTAATTACGACATTAAATGATATATTTTCATTGTTTGTTTATTTGGGGTTAGCTACATTATTTTTAGCTTATTTATAA
- the sigX gene encoding RNA polymerase sigma factor SigX, which translates to MNDEFERLYETYHHSLFQFLFYMVRNRQIAEELVQEVYIKVLNSYSSFKGDSSEKTWLYSIARHVGVDWIRSQNRKKRKFLGLFDLSEKEHQIRDENPLPDEIIVEKEEMKEVYQMLGKCSLDQQQVIILRYIESLSISETATVLGWTESKVKTTQHRAIKALKELLSTEDQSDLKEVGR; encoded by the coding sequence GTGAATGATGAATTTGAACGCTTGTATGAAACTTACCACCATTCATTATTTCAGTTTTTGTTTTATATGGTTCGCAATAGACAAATAGCTGAGGAACTTGTGCAAGAAGTATATATAAAAGTGCTGAATTCCTACTCATCCTTTAAAGGAGATAGTAGTGAAAAAACATGGTTGTATTCGATAGCGAGACATGTAGGTGTTGATTGGATTCGCAGTCAGAATCGGAAAAAGCGTAAATTTTTAGGGTTATTTGACCTCTCAGAGAAAGAACATCAAATCCGTGATGAGAACCCGCTGCCTGATGAGATCATTGTCGAAAAAGAAGAAATGAAAGAAGTCTACCAAATGCTTGGAAAATGTTCTCTAGACCAACAACAAGTAATTATTTTAAGATATATTGAATCCCTCTCTATTAGCGAGACGGCAACTGTTTTAGGGTGGACAGAAAGCAAAGTAAAAACGACGCAGCATCGAGCAATAAAAGCCTTAAAAGAACTTCTCAGCACAGAAGACCAATCAGATTTGAAGGAGGTGGGAAGATGA
- a CDS encoding GbsR/MarR family transcriptional regulator, translating into MENEKNEHTDFKELKIARDRFINQVAKNIYLYDIPHSVGRLYGTVYFAKDAMTLDDMGEALGMSKTSMSTGIRLLLEANMVERVWEKGVRKDLYKTEEDWYKSFSDIFINRWRNATEKNTIAVQETKQMLKTLAEKTTNEEIKKLIECDLNKLVHAEGYYKWLDGVISLFETGEIFNIVPKHEPK; encoded by the coding sequence ATGGAAAATGAAAAAAACGAACACACTGATTTTAAAGAATTAAAAATAGCGAGAGATCGTTTTATTAATCAAGTCGCAAAAAACATCTATTTATATGATATTCCCCATTCTGTTGGACGATTATACGGGACAGTATATTTTGCGAAAGACGCAATGACCTTAGATGATATGGGTGAAGCGCTCGGGATGAGTAAGACGAGCATGAGTACAGGAATCAGGCTTTTGTTAGAGGCTAATATGGTTGAGAGAGTTTGGGAAAAAGGAGTTAGAAAGGATTTATATAAAACTGAAGAGGATTGGTATAAATCATTTTCCGATATATTTATTAACCGTTGGAGAAATGCAACAGAGAAAAATACAATTGCCGTCCAAGAAACAAAACAAATGTTAAAAACGCTAGCTGAAAAAACAACTAATGAAGAAATAAAAAAACTGATTGAATGTGATTTAAATAAACTAGTTCATGCAGAAGGATATTATAAGTGGTTAGATGGTGTTATATCATTATTCGAAACAGGAGAAATATTTAATATCGTTCCAAAGCATGAACCAAAATAA